TGTGTGTAGTAGATCTAGTCAATTTTTAATGAGCTTGTGTGGATTATATGTTtaaacaaatacattaaaaatttCAATATATTTACTTAGAGACAAGGGACAGAacacaggaataaaaaaaacgtttaatattaaaaaagtaattacaaGACAGTAACAGATTAGTGCATAAGTAGTGTAATCCCTGCATAACCTATATAAAATTAAATCTCTGTTAAAATGCTGTATTATTGCCACCCTTTCAGGGGTCTGGAAATCAGCCAAAGAAGTTTAACAGTTCAGTCAGACTACAAATAATTGAAGAATAATTCAGCCTTTCTTCAGCTACAGCAGACATTTTACtgagttttatttcttttctgaaactgcaaaaaaaatgtttctcaaagtcacagttttaaaaaaaacaaaaaacatcagaCACAAAGTAGACAAATCCCCTTGGGGCTGCGACAGGAAGAGTATCcgacattaaaaaaacccaaaacaaaacattgaaaaaatTAGCCAAATCAAGCATCCGCTGTGGCGACACTTTGTGAATGTGGGAGGAGTCAAAATTAGCTTTAATAGCAAATCCCTCACATGATGAGACTGAGCCAGCTTAAAAACCAAAAATTGTCTTCAGCTGCTATGtccttttaaatattcttttgAATGGGTTGTTGTGGTCATGGCGTTTGGCCCTGCCAATTTTAAAGAGAGCATCCTGCACGCCCTCATCGGTTTTCTGAACGTTGGTCTGGATGGAGTCCAGCATGTTGCCCTGCTCCTCTACCAGCATGGCGATGTCCAGGAATATCTCATGGATGCCCTTGATGCGGCTCTCCAGGTCCAGCAGCTCCTGGTGCCGTTTCTCAACCTGGAAGAGAGCTAAACGCGCCGTTCTGCCTTCAGTCACCACATTATTGCTGAAGATGTTCCACTGACCTTTCTCAATcatctcctccacctcctctcccgTCACCTCACACCCAACTATCTCCATTTGCCTCTGGATCTGGGCTTTACAGCTTTCACGGTGGCTCATCTCGGCCTCATTGTAGTCAAACATCGCATCGCGAAAGCCATTACTGAGGCAGGCGTACTGGGTTCTGGCGATACGCGTCACAGCAGAATTGGCACCATGTTTTTCTTCTAGCTTGCACGCCATGCCATCCATGTCACGCAGGCGTGCTAGAACATTCTCAGCCCGCGTCTTTATGTCAGCTCCAATAGAGTCCCTTTTAATAGTGGAGGTGCCATGGAACATGCAGGAGCTCTGCTCACGAAGTCTTTTAACCTCCAGCCGGATGAGCTGGATGTCTTTATGGATCCCTTCTGCCTGGGAAAAGATTTCTGCCAGGGCAGGGCTGTTGTCCAGGTCGACTTTGCTGAGGGACTTGGAGAGAGTGGAGTCTGCATTCTCCACTGGCTCCACAGGGCCGCCGGACATTGCCTGCAGGTGGCTCAGTCTGTCCCTCATGGCTGATCTGGAGATCAAGTGAAGGTTATAGAGGTCAAGATGATTTTCTGTTCACTTAACAAACATCAGTAAAGCTAATTCATTCAAGTGGGTGAGGAGATGAACCATTTATGTTTGAATTTAAACACACTTGGCGCCTTGCTTGCTTCTCATATCTGATGAAAATAGTTTTCCTTCTTCCTTCAAGTATAATCCACCCACCACCAATCACTGGCCTAACAGGTTCTCTAAAGAGTAGTCAACAATGTTCCTTTTCACCAAAGAGAGATTCATTTTgactttaaaaactgagctctAGAGTTAGAGTTATATCTTGGATAAACAGCCTAAATATTTTCAATGCATAAAGTACACTTGTATTAAAAGGCATTTCAGTCATTGGCACTATACAGCACTGTTCACCATTCTCCTGTCTGATACATTTGtccctgcttttatttttaaaaagctaaaaactGTAGTGTTTATGTGATTCTTTTACAAGCTGAAATTGAAGGTTTTCTctcataaatacatttaaatgctCCAGGTAATCACATTGGAAATTTTCATCTGCACTTAACGTTCAGACTCAGAGCATATTCAGATTTTCTGCATATGATTAGTCTCATTAATATTTTCATGATGAATGACAGCAAAGTACACCCAAGCACACTGTGGTTATGTCAGTGCATCAGAGAGCAAATATATGGTTccaatgctaaaaaaaaaatctgagaaaaaaaaatgttttagcagAAACGATAACTTTGACATATCTGATCTTTTCTTACATGTCATACAAATGACTGCCTCCTGTGCTCAGTATCTATAGCCATGTAATTTCTTAAGTTACCCATACTTTCTGTCAAACCACAAAATCCCACCGTTACCATTTCATATGCAACAAGGTCAAATAATCATGCGCACAGTGACAAGATTAAAGGAAACATCCTCACCTGTTTGCTCTTTATCTCTACAAATCAAACTTTGGCCATCATCTGAAGTCTACTAATCTGGACTGTGAGCACAAAAAACAGTCCCACGTGTTACCAGTGCTGCAGCCTCTGAggtaaaaactgaaaatctgcTGTGCTTTTTGTCAGGCTGCACAATTGTGACACTCCG
The genomic region above belongs to Pelmatolapia mariae isolate MD_Pm_ZW linkage group LG15, Pm_UMD_F_2, whole genome shotgun sequence and contains:
- the LOC134643629 gene encoding syntaxin-11-like, with protein sequence MRDRLSHLQAMSGGPVEPVENADSTLSKSLSKVDLDNSPALAEIFSQAEGIHKDIQLIRLEVKRLREQSSCMFHGTSTIKRDSIGADIKTRAENVLARLRDMDGMACKLEEKHGANSAVTRIARTQYACLSNGFRDAMFDYNEAEMSHRESCKAQIQRQMEIVGCEVTGEEVEEMIEKGQWNIFSNNVVTEGRTARLALFQVEKRHQELLDLESRIKGIHEIFLDIAMLVEEQGNMLDSIQTNVQKTDEGVQDALFKIGRAKRHDHNNPFKRIFKRT